One window of the Burkholderia ubonensis subsp. mesacidophila genome contains the following:
- a CDS encoding carbonic anhydrase family protein, which yields MCDTFDYPKQYGGASRRRFLRLAGLASLSGLAAGPFATLPARADALTKAQRERMTPDQIIEVMKQGNARFQRGERKARNYLREQKASASGQYPAAVLLSCIDSRAPAEVIMDLGIGDIFNCRVAGNVENSDILGSMEFACKLSGAKVVVVMGHTACGAIKGAIANAELGNLTGLLARIKPAVQATRYDGERSATNYAFVDAVARKNVELTIDGIRRHSAVLAELESAGTIRIVGAMYNLGTGALEFLG from the coding sequence ATGTGCGACACCTTCGACTATCCGAAGCAGTACGGCGGCGCGAGCCGAAGGCGCTTTCTCCGGCTCGCCGGCCTCGCGTCGTTGAGCGGGCTTGCCGCCGGCCCGTTCGCGACGCTGCCGGCACGCGCCGATGCGTTGACGAAGGCGCAGCGCGAGCGCATGACGCCGGACCAGATCATCGAGGTCATGAAGCAGGGAAACGCTCGCTTCCAGCGGGGCGAGCGCAAGGCCCGCAATTACCTGCGGGAACAGAAGGCGAGCGCAAGCGGACAGTACCCCGCGGCCGTGCTGCTCAGTTGCATCGACTCGCGCGCGCCGGCGGAAGTGATCATGGATCTCGGCATCGGCGACATCTTCAACTGCCGCGTCGCCGGCAACGTCGAAAACAGCGACATCCTCGGCAGCATGGAGTTCGCCTGCAAGCTGTCCGGCGCGAAGGTCGTCGTCGTGATGGGACACACCGCGTGCGGCGCCATCAAAGGCGCGATCGCCAATGCCGAGCTGGGCAACCTCACCGGGCTGCTGGCCAGGATCAAGCCCGCCGTCCAGGCCACCCGCTACGACGGCGAGCGTTCCGCGACGAACTATGCATTCGTGGACGCAGTGGCGCGCAAGAATGTCGAACTGACCATCGACGGCATTCGCCGGCACAGTGCGGTGCTCGCGGAGCTGGAATCCGCCGGCACGATCAGGATCGTCGGCGCGATGTACAACCTGGGAACAGGCGCACTGGAATTCCTCGGCTGA
- a CDS encoding DNA-binding protein codes for MDALPNQSDAQFQAFLNRLIEQPKPAWTEKQWMELDMALALSTQMLQIAERMRDGQANLENSLVLLRYAKVLDFILSSLAARRDIHPQTLRTIFRLANVRIVDEYPE; via the coding sequence ATGGATGCGCTGCCGAACCAGTCAGACGCGCAATTCCAGGCGTTCCTGAACCGGTTGATCGAGCAACCGAAGCCCGCCTGGACCGAAAAACAGTGGATGGAGCTCGACATGGCGCTCGCGCTGTCCACCCAGATGCTGCAGATCGCCGAGCGCATGCGCGACGGCCAGGCCAATCTCGAGAACAGCCTCGTGCTGCTCAGGTATGCGAAGGTGCTGGACTTCATCCTGTCGTCGCTCGCGGCGCGCCGGGACATCCACCCGCAGACGCTGCGCACGATCTTCCGGCTCGCGAACGTCAGGATCGTCGACGAATATCCGGAGTAA
- a CDS encoding MFS transporter, giving the protein MAAMQSGATPLSDEEARRQLRRAVIASTVGTTIEWYDFFLYSTVTGLVFAKLYFPQSHPLVGTLQAFLIYAVGFVARPVGAAIFGHYGDRIGRKATLIVTLLLMGLATFAVAFVPTYAVIGIWGAIALTVLRFIQGVGVGGEWGGSVLMSMEWARTNAHRGFVAAWPQFGVPAGLFLANLAVLAMSWISGSAFITWGWRVPFLLSIVLVAIGLYIRLNILETPIFARLLSENRIEKAPMLEVLRRQPKDILLSAFARMAEQAPFYIFTAFVFTYGVSTLGASRNLLLIAVLAASVLEFFTIPLFGHVSDLIGRRKMYVIGAAVAGAFGFLYFAMVDTKHPVLIFAAIVLSLVPHSMMYGPQAALIAESFTGRLRYSGASMGYQLASVIAGGPAPLIATALFAYYHSGYAIAAYVLVCAVISVIAASRLGDYTNKDISREYDDVRGIGDHGRAPPVT; this is encoded by the coding sequence ATGGCTGCCATGCAATCCGGGGCAACGCCCCTCTCCGACGAGGAGGCCCGGCGCCAATTGCGCCGCGCGGTCATCGCGAGCACGGTCGGCACCACGATCGAATGGTATGACTTCTTCCTCTACAGCACGGTGACCGGCCTGGTCTTCGCGAAGCTGTACTTCCCCCAATCGCACCCGCTCGTCGGCACGCTGCAGGCGTTCCTGATCTACGCGGTCGGCTTCGTCGCCCGCCCGGTCGGCGCGGCGATCTTCGGCCACTACGGCGACCGCATCGGGCGCAAGGCCACACTGATCGTCACGCTGCTGCTGATGGGGCTTGCCACCTTCGCCGTGGCGTTCGTGCCGACCTATGCGGTGATCGGCATCTGGGGCGCCATCGCGCTCACGGTGCTGCGCTTCATTCAAGGCGTGGGCGTCGGCGGCGAGTGGGGCGGCTCGGTGCTGATGTCGATGGAATGGGCGCGCACCAACGCGCATCGCGGCTTCGTCGCCGCGTGGCCGCAGTTCGGCGTGCCGGCCGGGCTGTTCCTCGCGAATCTCGCCGTGCTGGCGATGAGCTGGATTTCCGGCAGCGCGTTCATCACGTGGGGCTGGCGCGTGCCGTTCCTCCTCAGCATCGTGCTGGTCGCGATCGGTCTCTACATCCGCCTGAACATTCTCGAGACGCCGATCTTCGCGCGGCTCCTGTCCGAGAACCGGATCGAGAAGGCGCCGATGCTCGAGGTGCTGCGTCGCCAGCCGAAGGACATCCTGCTGTCGGCGTTCGCCCGCATGGCCGAGCAGGCGCCGTTCTACATCTTCACGGCCTTCGTGTTCACCTATGGCGTGTCGACGCTCGGCGCGTCGCGCAACCTGCTGCTGATCGCGGTGCTCGCGGCTTCCGTGCTGGAGTTCTTCACGATCCCGCTGTTCGGGCACGTGTCCGACCTGATCGGCCGGCGGAAAATGTACGTGATCGGGGCCGCCGTCGCCGGCGCGTTCGGCTTCCTCTACTTCGCGATGGTCGATACGAAGCACCCCGTGCTGATCTTTGCGGCCATCGTGCTGTCGCTGGTGCCGCATTCGATGATGTACGGTCCGCAGGCCGCGCTGATCGCCGAATCGTTCACCGGGCGGCTGCGCTACAGCGGCGCGTCGATGGGCTACCAGCTCGCGTCGGTCATCGCCGGCGGGCCGGCGCCGCTGATCGCGACCGCGCTGTTCGCCTACTACCACTCGGGCTATGCGATCGCGGCGTACGTGCTGGTGTGCGCGGTGATCAGCGTGATCGCGGCGTCGCGGCTCGGGGATTACACGAACAAGGACATCTCGCGGGAATACGACGACGTGCGCGGCATCGGCGACCACGGGCGTGCGCCGCCGGTGACGTGA
- a CDS encoding SulP family inorganic anion transporter — MSDSNGSSSSGVSLLKGILPIKRGAAIRDVFGGISLAFMDIPQVLGYARIAGMPAVTGLYTVFLPLVAFAIFGASRHLVVAADSATATIFASRVSAMAPLGSAEYVTLAGMVALLTAAMLLLARIFRLGFLADFLSRTVLVGFLAGVGVQLSIAMLGDVLGMAVPVPSSRSVAQLEYVVTHLARTHLPTLALAALVVGAILGCKRFLPRVPMPMIAVAGSIAASRAFDFSAHGVAVLGPVAGGLPALRLPAVTWQQLLDLVPVAASCFVMIIAQSAAAARVFAQQYRETVDTDADILGLAAANAAAAFSGTFVVNGSPTQTAMADGAGTRSQVGQLAFAAVVVVVLLFLSPLLQYLPHGVLAGIVFTIALGLINVPSLRAIRRESPGEFTLALVTAAAVVMLGVEQGILLAVALSLMRHVRHSYRPHTMVLEPVAGNGRWLPVPARPGAMTAPGLIVYRFGSDLFYANDHLFAAEVAALVDAAPVAPRWFIIDAGAITDVDYSAARTVSDLVRSLRARGIGVIFGRVNRYLRADMERHGIVEIVGASCIFATLHEALAAAGVQPDAHEPGSL; from the coding sequence ATGAGCGATTCAAACGGCAGTTCGTCGTCAGGCGTAAGCCTGCTCAAAGGCATTCTCCCGATCAAGCGCGGCGCGGCGATCCGCGACGTGTTCGGCGGCATCTCGCTCGCATTCATGGATATCCCGCAAGTGCTCGGCTATGCGCGCATCGCGGGGATGCCTGCGGTGACGGGCCTGTACACCGTGTTCCTGCCGCTCGTCGCGTTCGCGATCTTCGGCGCGTCGCGTCACCTGGTGGTCGCCGCCGATTCCGCGACCGCGACCATTTTCGCGAGCCGCGTGTCGGCGATGGCGCCGCTCGGCAGCGCCGAATACGTGACGCTGGCGGGCATGGTCGCACTGCTGACCGCGGCGATGCTGCTGCTCGCGCGCATCTTCAGGCTCGGCTTTCTCGCCGATTTCCTGTCGCGCACCGTGCTGGTCGGCTTCCTGGCCGGCGTCGGCGTGCAGTTGTCGATCGCGATGCTCGGCGACGTGCTCGGCATGGCCGTGCCGGTGCCGTCATCGCGCAGCGTCGCCCAGCTCGAGTACGTCGTCACGCATCTCGCGCGCACGCATCTGCCGACGCTCGCGCTCGCGGCGCTGGTGGTCGGCGCGATACTCGGCTGCAAACGGTTCCTGCCGCGCGTGCCGATGCCGATGATCGCGGTGGCGGGCAGCATCGCGGCGAGCCGGGCGTTCGATTTCTCCGCGCACGGCGTGGCGGTGCTCGGGCCGGTCGCGGGCGGCTTGCCGGCGCTGCGCCTGCCGGCCGTCACGTGGCAGCAGCTGCTCGATCTCGTGCCGGTGGCGGCATCGTGCTTCGTGATGATCATCGCGCAAAGCGCGGCGGCGGCGCGCGTGTTCGCGCAGCAGTATCGCGAGACGGTCGACACCGACGCCGACATCCTCGGGCTCGCCGCGGCGAATGCGGCCGCCGCGTTCAGCGGGACGTTCGTGGTGAACGGCAGCCCGACGCAGACGGCGATGGCCGACGGCGCGGGCACGCGCAGCCAGGTCGGGCAGCTCGCGTTCGCCGCGGTGGTGGTCGTGGTGCTGCTGTTCCTGAGCCCGCTGCTGCAATACCTGCCGCATGGCGTGCTGGCGGGCATCGTCTTCACGATCGCGCTCGGGCTGATCAACGTGCCGAGCCTGCGCGCGATCCGCCGCGAGAGCCCGGGCGAATTCACGCTCGCGCTGGTGACGGCCGCGGCGGTCGTGATGCTCGGCGTCGAGCAGGGCATCCTGTTGGCCGTCGCGCTGTCGCTGATGCGGCATGTGCGGCACAGCTACCGGCCGCATACGATGGTGCTGGAGCCGGTGGCCGGCAACGGGCGGTGGCTGCCCGTGCCGGCCCGGCCGGGCGCGATGACGGCGCCGGGGCTGATCGTCTACCGCTTCGGCTCGGACCTGTTCTACGCGAACGATCACCTGTTCGCCGCGGAAGTCGCCGCGCTCGTCGATGCGGCGCCGGTCGCGCCGCGCTGGTTCATCATCGACGCGGGGGCGATCACCGACGTCGATTATTCGGCGGCGCGCACCGTGAGCGACCTGGTCCGGAGCCTGCGCGCGCGCGGGATCGGCGTGATCTTCGGCCGGGTGAACCGCTACCTGCGCGCGGACATGGAGCGGCACGGGATCGTGGAGATCGTCGGCGCGTCGTGCATCTTCGCGACGCTGCACGAGGCGCTCGCGGCCGCGGGCGTGCAGCCGGACGCGCACGAGCCGGGGAGCCTGTAG
- a CDS encoding DHA2 family efflux MFS transporter permease subunit: MNDGVARSAPRHARAAGRLDPSVWKVSAVAVLGSLLAQLDATIVNVSLSSLATDLHAPLSVIQWVTSGYLLALTLVLPLNGWLVDRIGAKALYLWCFSAFTLSSALCAFAWSAPSLIAFRVLQGVSGGLLAPMAQMMIARVAGKQMARVVGYAAVPVLIAPILGPVIAGAILQHASWRWLFFVNLPVGALALALAARFLPNDRDDTQRRALDWLGLALLSPALVLFLYGAERIGLSVGVAAIAASVALLAAFLRVQRRKGAHALIDLRLFRGKVFGAAAGTQFLSNGALFAGQMLIPVFLIDACGRSPGEMGWLLAPLGLGMLVTYPSMGALTSRFGVRRVSAGGALLALLATLPFVWLAGRGLDLAVLMPALFLRGMGQSAVGTPSLTAAYASIDRRDLPMATTSLNIVQRLGGPVFTTLCSLFLAWRLQSAPAGDAGASAYAYAAAFALLCVLHASTFVMSLRLPLWSDAAGRQAAGHAPAESR, translated from the coding sequence ATGAACGACGGCGTCGCGCGATCCGCTCCACGCCACGCGCGCGCCGCCGGCCGGCTCGATCCGTCGGTCTGGAAGGTCAGCGCGGTCGCGGTGCTGGGCTCGCTCCTGGCGCAGCTCGACGCGACGATCGTCAACGTGTCGCTGTCCAGCCTCGCGACGGACCTGCATGCGCCGCTGTCCGTGATCCAGTGGGTGACGAGCGGCTATCTGCTCGCCCTCACGCTCGTCCTGCCGCTGAACGGCTGGCTGGTCGACCGCATCGGCGCGAAGGCGCTTTATCTGTGGTGCTTTTCCGCATTCACGCTGTCGTCGGCACTGTGCGCATTCGCGTGGTCGGCGCCGTCGCTCATCGCGTTTCGGGTGCTGCAGGGCGTGAGCGGCGGATTGCTCGCGCCGATGGCGCAGATGATGATCGCGCGCGTCGCAGGCAAGCAGATGGCGCGCGTCGTCGGCTATGCCGCCGTGCCGGTGCTGATTGCGCCGATCCTCGGGCCGGTCATCGCCGGCGCGATCCTGCAGCATGCGTCGTGGCGCTGGCTCTTTTTCGTGAACCTGCCGGTCGGTGCGCTGGCGCTCGCGCTCGCCGCGCGTTTCCTGCCGAACGATCGCGACGACACGCAGCGGCGCGCGCTGGACTGGCTCGGTCTCGCACTGCTGTCGCCGGCGCTCGTGCTGTTCCTGTACGGCGCCGAGCGGATCGGGCTGAGCGTCGGCGTCGCGGCGATCGCCGCGTCGGTCGCATTGCTCGCGGCGTTTCTCCGGGTGCAGCGGCGCAAGGGCGCGCATGCGCTGATCGACCTGCGGCTGTTTCGCGGCAAGGTGTTCGGCGCCGCCGCCGGCACGCAGTTCCTGTCGAACGGCGCGCTGTTCGCCGGCCAGATGCTGATTCCGGTGTTTCTGATCGACGCATGCGGACGATCGCCGGGCGAGATGGGCTGGCTGCTCGCGCCGCTCGGCCTCGGCATGCTGGTCACGTATCCGTCGATGGGCGCGTTGACGAGCCGGTTCGGCGTGCGCCGCGTGTCCGCCGGCGGTGCGCTGCTGGCGCTGCTCGCCACGCTGCCGTTCGTGTGGCTCGCCGGTCGCGGGCTCGACCTGGCCGTGCTGATGCCCGCGCTGTTCCTGCGCGGCATGGGACAGAGCGCGGTCGGCACACCATCGCTTACCGCGGCATACGCGTCGATCGACCGGCGCGACCTGCCGATGGCGACGACGTCGCTCAACATCGTCCAGCGTCTCGGCGGCCCGGTGTTCACGACGCTGTGCTCGCTGTTTCTCGCGTGGCGGCTGCAGTCCGCGCCTGCCGGCGACGCCGGCGCGTCTGCCTATGCGTATGCAGCGGCGTTCGCGCTGTTGTGCGTGCTGCACGCGTCGACCTTCGTGATGTCGCTCCGCTTGCCGCTATGGTCCGACGCTGCCGGCCGGCAAGCCGCAGGACACGCGCCGGCCGAATCGCGCTGA